atgtgtgccagggtacctgtacgcaacacctggctgtcctcactaggaagatcactttcaggatcctcctcctccttcggccatacacgctgaaaggatgacaggcaagcagcatgggtactctcagcagtgggccaagctgtctcttccccctcctcctcatgctcctcaccctcctcaacgcgctgagatatagacacgagggtgctctgactatccagcgacatactgtcttcccacgcctccgtttccgagtgcaaagcgtctgcctttatgctttgcagggaacttctcaagaggcatagcagaggaatggtgacgctaatgattgcagcatcgccgctcaccatctgggtaggctcctcaaagtttccaaggacctggcagatgtctgccaaccaggcccactcttctgtaaagaattgaggaggctgactcccactacgccgcccatgtgggagttggtattccactatagctctacgctgctcatagagcctggccaacatgtggagcgtagagttccaccgtgtgggcacgtcgcacagcagtcggtgcactggcagattaaaccgatgttgcagggtccgcagggtggcagcgtccgtcttggagttgcggaaatgtgcgctgacccggcgcacctttccgagcaggtatgacaagtgtgggtagcttttcagaaagcgctgaaccaccaaattaaagacatgggccaggcatggcacgtgcgtgaggctgccgagctgccaccaggttacggccgttgtcacacacgaccatgcccggttggaggctcagcggcacaagccagcggtcggtctgctctgtcagaccctgcagcagttcgtgggccgtgtgcctcttctctcctaagcggagtagtttcagcacggcctgctgacgcttgcccaccgctgtgctgccacgccgcgcgacaccgactgctggtgacgtgctgctgctgctgacacatcttgattgcgagacagaggttgcgtaggaggaggaggaggagggtggtttagtggaggaagcatacaccgccgcagataccagcaccgagctggggcccgcaattctgggggtgggtaggacgtgagcggtcccaggctctgactctgtcccagcctccactaaattcacccaatgtgccgtcagggagatatagtggccctgcccgcctgtgcttgtccacgtgtccgttgttaagtggaccttggcagtaaccgcgttggtgagggcgcgtacaatgttgcgggagacgtggtcgtgcagggctgggacggcacatcgggaaaagtagtggcaactgggaacagagtagcgcggggctgccgccatcatgcttttgaaagcctccgtttccacaagcctatacggcagcatctccaggctgatcaatttggcaatgtgcacgtttaacgcttgagcgtgcaggtgcgtggcagtgtacttgcgctcaaacagtggcactagcgacgtctggacgctgcgctgagagacattgctggatggggccgaggacagtggaggtgagggtgtgggtgtcttctgtccctgcctcaccactactggccctggagtatgtaaaataactgcagactgttgcactgtggactggaatacagcggtgatgtaacagccaacacagagccaggaaataattttgtgcaagcctgctgtaacacttagctggctgcgtatgaattaggacaactacacccagcacagacccagtacactgaggacagtcacaggcagcccaaatagattttttttcccaaatgtttttgaaaaggcccactgcctatattcaataaatatatgtcttctgtccctgcctcaccactactggccctggacaatgtataattactgcagggcgcaatgctctgcacggccgatatacaaaaaaaaagtgcaacactgcaaaaagcagcctccacagtactgcacacggttagatgtggccctaagaagtacgttcgctcatctctatttaaaattaATCAGTAACACTATAAAATTTTCTGTGTAGTCCTAGTCTGATTGAACATCTGAATTATAAAACGACAAGACCAACTATTTCAAATTTCTTTTAATTGCAAGTCATGTGTAGAGCTCAATGTGTTAGATGATTTTAGCACCCATGAAAATAGTGCAGCTTTACAAATATCGGTGTTAAGGTGTTTAGCAGTGACAATGAACAATCAAAGTAAGCGACTGCTGGAAACATCCAGATTTAATGTAGGCAAACATGGAAACTGTTCCAAATTAACTAAAGTCTGGAATCACACAcgtagtttttgatgcagttttggaGCAAAAGCTAGGAGTGGACCAAAAGAAAAAGTATAAAAGGAAATAGGTTTTCTTCCTGTTGGATCCTCTTCTAGCTCAAAACTCTGCAGCAAAAACTGCATGTACGATATCAGCCTTATCAAGTAGGCAGCAATCCTAAGAGGTAATcaacaaaaacagattttttcATTCAGCATACAAGTATTTTGTGAAGAAAATATGCATTATGGAcaagtttaaaaacaaaacaaaaaaaactaccgGTAAACCAAGACACGGCTACTAAGTGAAAAAAACCTCACATTTATTTGTGGCCAATTGAATTTATGATTGCAAAGTGTTAGAAACATTTTGATGTCCTGTTTTTCATCGTATTTAGTTTATGCAATCGATACATAATTAGAATATTTGACAGTAAAAGGTACATTAATAGCCCATGAAAATAACACTGGCATCATTGGGATTAACAATCTATTTTTGTATAAGAGGATTtataaaaaaatctgcataaaatctgCATAAAGACGCAATGTTTAATAGTCTAACTACAATAACCTAGTGCTCTGTGcacggataaaaaaaacaaaacaatataccTATGAAATGAGCCAGGGGCCAATACTGAGCTAGTTCGGGAGTTGTAAACCTATAGGCCATTCAGTAACAAATAAAGAGAAAATAGGCAGCAAAGTGACCTATGAAAAGGATTAAAAACTCACATAATACTCTGAGTAAGCATATGATACGAATTCACAAATAAGGCTCTAGGTTTGGTTTGGGCTGTAATAGAGACTCAATATGCAGGTTCTGGTCCCTGACAACTAGAATAATCCCACATAAATTTgttcttacatttttttgcacatttataaaaaaaaaaactaacaaaaaaaacaaaacataagtgCCATACCAAGAAGGACACAATAGGTTTACATAAAAACAGTTCCATAAATCTAGATGATAACATGGAGCAGCTATAGCCAGCAACACTGAAAATGTATGGCCTTAAAAAATGCATATTAATCccggggattaaaaaaataaaatagtgttGTCATCATTATGAGGCATAACCTATAGAGTAACGTCCACATGGTCTCTAAAGACTCCGTTTCGCTTTCAcgtctcctcttctctcttgTGTTTCCGAGAGTCCGTTTATAATAAATTACTTTTGTTCCGAGTTGTTTTTTCTCCACCTCCTGAAGCCCTACAAGAAGGGCAAGGTTCGCCCGCTCGCTGGAGAGATGGATACGAGTCACCTGCATCTTTAGAATTCATCATGTCTGACCAGTGCCTCGCCGAAATCTGTCGCCTGGCTACCCACGAATAAGTCATATTTATCCACAATCTCTTCTCGCGTCAGTTTTCCATCCTGTAAAGTAAATGTCTGTAAGTAGCCAAATACCAAACTCCAAGCTTTTGTACTTTTTAAGTAAAGCATATATTTTGTTTAGGATTCCTTATATCAATcacaaaagttaaaggggttatctggtgaAACATTTTTATCAGAACCTTGCTGAGCCCGCAATAGTAAAATGGCGCAATACGTATTTTCCCTTCCCTGCCATTTCGTCAGCACCCGCTGATCTTCATTTACAGGAGGGGAGTGATGACATGACACTAGGTCATGTGGGTGCTACAGCTGAAGGAAgctattgattggctgcagtagtaacatgGTCCTTTTGTTGGGGACACCATAGTTGATTCCCTGTCCCCGGAAGTGAAGACCTGAGGTAACCAGACGCTGGCCAATCATCAGCGAAGGGGGTGCAGGGAAGAGCGAGTATGTATTCTGTTATTTTACTCAGTAAGGTTTTGATAAACCCTTTTAAATCGGTTTGTGTTAAGGGGAGTAAGACTTCTTGGATAAGCCTACTGACTTTTTGAAAATTATAAACCAGCCTGTTCTCACTTATTTCATCACTCCCAGCAGTTGGAACCTGACCAATCTAAAGGTTTTctcttatcctgtggataacgAAAAACTTGTATCCATAGGACAACGCCTTTTAAGAGTCAGTGAACAGTATATAATATTAAACTGAACTCTATGAGAAACAGCATCTATTTTCCATTAAAATAACTAACACAAAAATATAGGCATATTTTCCACCACCCTTTACAGCATCTCGACTCTAGCATGTTCCTGCAGTTGCACATCTATTACATGGAATCTATATTCCGATTTCAATAGCTTTATACAAAAACTGCAACAATCCGGCAATAAACTGTCCTAATAGGAGTTTTTAGGCCAATTTCATACCTTTTGGGTGGGGGTTTGCACTTTGAAAAGCTATCTACATAACTAGGGGGTAGTCAAGCTTTTATTATTGTCCGTTTTTGCTCTACCTGCAGTTGATGACACGTTAATTCCACTTATGAAATGTATATGAATATACTTGAACCCCTAATTCTATTGGAATAAATTTAGAAAATAAAATGAGTTTTCAGATGTGTATTAACTCCCTAAGTGCACCAATAAGTTGAGCCCCCTTCAATTATTACCTTGTTTTGATCCGATTCATATACAAGGTGGCGAGCTTCAGCCTCAGCGTGGTCGTAGTCAGATGGTAGGATCCAGTCTTTAGTTTCCTCCTTATCCATTTTGCCATCGCGGTTCTTGTCTCTGAACTCAACAAACTGCTCTCTCTCGGTTTTCACCCACTCTGGCTCGTCAGTATCACCATCATGGCTGTACATATCACCTGAAATTTACAGAAAGCGAACAATCTCTTCAAAATAGTATTATGTTAGGCAGGTTTTGCATAGAAAATTAGAAATTACACTTCCAAAACCTTGGGAGTTGAgtctacaaaaagaaaaaaaaaggtaaacttTTGTTGAATATCACATTATGCATTTCTGTGTAGACTGCTCACCTATGTATTCGTTCAAGTCAATGACACCATCTCCATTTTTGTCAATATCTTCCATTGTTTCCTGTAGGGTATTAAAATGAAGAATGATCATGGAAAAGAGGCACACTGGGGGAAATTCACAAAACATTTTATGCCAGATTCAATAGGAACAAGAAACAATGCAACTATAAAGTATTAAGCCCCCATTTCCCTGCTTTGCACATGCATTAGACATCTTTACTTgctgtatgtagagatgagcgagtatactcactaaggcactactcgctcgaggaatgtgctttagacgagtatctccctgctcgtccctgaagattcgggagccgctgcggctgacaggtgagtcgcggcggggagcaggggagagcgggcgggagagagagatctcccttccgttcctcccccgcagctccccgcgccggcccccgaatcttcagggacgagcagggagatactcggctaaagcacattcctcgagcgagtagtgtcttagcgagtatactcgctcttcCCTAGCTGTATGCAATGGCTTTCATTATCCCCGTTTGCATATTGCATGCCAGGCCTCCCTCTCATACGCTCCCATCCTCACTAGGACACTGGTGAGGATGGTTACCTTCTTTTTGGCACACTATATAACTGAGTAAATATTATGTTTTTCATGTAGCAATACCTGTGGGGATGCCTTTTTCTCTACTGCCTTGCTGGATTGGTTCCTGGACAGCATTGTTTtatattatataaaaataaaaatgcaatggctcttggaatgcagcaacacaaaagcaattttttgtgtgtttttagtgtacagaaataggaaaccattaaaaaaacctgtataaaacTTATTGCTGAAATCGTGTTGACCTAAAGAATGTTATCTCATtaattattctgcatgctgaacaccGTAGAattgaaatccaaaaaactagtgacagaattccccccccccccccaaaaaaaaatttataacagttatgcaatacattatatgtacccaaagatGATGCCATTGAAAATACAAGCAACAACAAGCCTTCATGACTAGGTCAACGGAAAAAAAATAAGTTACAGCTCTAGGAATGCAACGATGGAAAAAACTGAAAGattggttggtcattaaggcacataTAGGCTTCAGTGCTAAGGGGgtaaaacaacccctttaactggcccttaacttttcaacaaacttgtgcttatgtgaaagCCCATGTGATATGTAGCAAAAGCACACAAAATTTACCTAAGATGATGATTTTGTaccaatagagaaaaaaaattctgacttGCTGGCCATTAAGTGTCTCACTACTTTCTAACTtgctatccactgcctgttgtcatgtgaaatccCTCTTTAACAGCAATGACACCAGAAAGATATTCAAGGAGAGTGTGTGGGGTCTTTGCTTGTTGCTGTCCATAGAAACCTATAGAGAGGAGAGGGTGAGCTGCTGGAGGGAGATAAAAGTAGAGGGACTCACACAGATATGGTTCCAACTTCTAGTAAGTTTTACCTCACAGCTTAATTCACAGCTAGACTGCTCAGTTATGCAGGTTAATGTTCTACATGCTGCTGCTGCCTGTGTGTGAGATAGAgaaaggggagcaggatctccttttctgtgtgtgcagtgtacagAAGACATAAGCTAGTTTCCACCTACCAGCTCAGGGAATACTAAGAATTAGATCTAGAttggtgaaggaaaaaaaaaactactaaaaaaTGCAGTCAAATACTACTATTTCACACGTGCAAACACATGATGGCTTATTCTGAAAGgttaggtatgctttaagttTACTTACTCCCATATATGCAATAAAAGTAATGTACGTCTATAAATGCATGCTAGTACTGACCAGCACAACAATATCTTTCATGTAGTCATACTCTTCAGGGTGTAAGAATGCTGTGAATTCGTCTTTAGTAGCAATAAGATCGCCATCCTTATCAGCCATTTTAAAGCGCCGCTCATCGCgaaccatcatctgtttataattAAAACTGTTGTCAGGATCTGGATCATCTGGGAAAGGAAGAGGAAAATGACCAAAACCAAACAGTTAATATATTCTGCTAATAGTAATTGCAAAATAAGTTTGCATTATAAAGCCAGAAGCAGGGTGACAGACTGCACTCCGAGAGGTCTGGTCTTTTTTCACTGTCAGTAGATAATTACATGTAGAATTTTCATCATTTTAACAGCTCCCCAAACTTTAGAAATATTATAGTATTCATGTAAAGTTTAAGGGGCTGCCCATGAATTTTTTCCTACCGattacccatcctcaggataggtcaacaatagaggACTGATAGAGGTCCGCAGCTCCGGATCCTTGAGGCCACTGTCAATGTggtcagcactggaagcagatagtgctgacaactttgcagcagcccagtttgatactgaaggcacagctcccattgaatacaatgggagctgtgcctgcaataacaACCCGCACTGCTGCACTACAGACAGTGCAGTCCGTTTCCTGACAGCAGTACTCAGGAAATCCTGAGGATAGTTAATAAAAAAACCGTCCAAAGCCctgacaaccccttaaaaaaacATTGCATCCAGTATCCAGACAGAAATCAGCAACATATTAACCGTTATTCATTCGTATTTAAACCCTCCAAtggcctacaaaaaaaaaattgggccatTTAAGCATTTTAGACAACTATTGGGTCCTTAATAGTATGCATGTATCATGGCTATTAAATGTCAACTGTTTCATCTAAAACATAGCTGCTTTACATGTGGATTCTTTTGGTCAGCCCAGGCACTGTACCCACCCAATATCTAAATTTCACTTCCTTTCTCCCTTACCCAGGTAAGTGCCATAGGTGACATTTCTGTACTCCTCCCACGATATGAGCCCATCGTGGTTCATGTCAAACTCCTGCCATTGCCGCTCCACGTTGTCGTACACATATCTCCTTTGAGCTTTCTTGATCCATTCTGTGAGCTCCCCCTCCGTCACAAACCCATCATTATCCAAGTCTATTTTACTTACAATGAGTCTAAAAAGACAAAACAGCACGAATAAAAGGTGAGACAACAAAGACAAGCACCTACCGAATATGTAACCATAGGTGGCATTTTTATATTCTTCCCATGACACCAGGTTGTCACCATTGAGATCATGACCCTTCCATTGTCGCTCTACGTCCTCATAAATCCACCTCTTCTGTGCATATTTTATCCAATCCCTTAGTTCCTCGACTGTTACAAGACCATCCTTGTCTGCATCTATCTTACCCACAATCTTTCTGTGGTGCCATGGGAGCACCCAAtgagaaaagaaataaaatgttAGAAAGCAGTAAGTAGAATGAACAACAGTAAGGAAGACAACTCGCTGCCTTAGTTCCATACTGTTCTAACTCCACTTTTGGCCAATTTTCTGTTAAATAGACATCTTTGTTCTAACTCCCATCGTTTACACATAGGCAGTATTGCCTAAGCTCAGACTGTATGTCTACGAGACATACTGAACATTCCCCTTCGCTCTGACCCCCCAGGATACCGTATTGCCTGAGCCATAGTGTTTTAACTTCTCAGAAAAGGCGGCCCAAtctagaaaaaataataaaaatcattcAATGGTCAGATGCTTGCGCTCCACAGAACTGAAATTCATCAATGTCAATGCTAATACTAGAGCTCTTGTCCAAAGATTGAGATCATGACCCATAAGGTGAAGAGAAGTTCCAAGAATCCAGGCACAGAAAAAGTACAGGAGGTGAATGCTAGCAACAACAACATGGACAGAGCATTAAAGTCAAATTTTGAAATACGTAGCCCACTTACTGTATACAGAATTACCATCAATGCTCCTGCTAAACGGAAATATGTTATCATTCAGCTGAAGTCTCATGACTTACAATTACAAAAACAGTGACCCAATTGGCATCCTGCCAAAAACTTCGGTATACACAGGTCAAACAGTCTATACAAAAAAATATGCCCTTTTCTAATGTACAATACGGTTTGGAATTCCAACatgtctaataaaaaaaaaatctctaagtGAATTACTATGGGAGCATCGGAAATAACTCCCTACAATGTAAGCCTATAGTGTTGTAAAAggcaattaaaaaattttttttttggtcgaGGTGTATATTTTAAATTGCCAGATTAAGCAACTACATTTGACTGTACAAGCGTTCAAACATTCAAGGTGTCGCCATTACAAACTTTGCAAATTGGGAGATTGGGAGTTAGAACAATATGGAACTAAGCCAGTGACCTGCATGTAAGTGACAATATAAAACAAAGGTCAGTTTAGCTTTGATCCATTTATATTCATATCATCACACATACAGTTTAGAGCACTGAGTCTAAACAGAATACGTAAATAGTCTGTTACTAAAGTACAAGACAGATGTTAACACTGCTTCATAGAGTATTAATAAGAAGCCAAATTAGATTAGTCAGAAGTATAAACTACATCAGTAGCCGGATAATTACAGGCATTTCCTTAATGCATATCAGCCAACATATTATATTCAGTTTTAGAAGCATTAGGCAAGTCTGGGTTATTTTAAAAGGGCTGTCCAAAAAATAGTCAGTCTCTCTctcaggaagtggtaatgcggtggggggggggggggggggggggggtcgaactCGGCATggtactcgcttgagtaacgagcaccatcaagtatgctaatactcgaacgagcatgttcgctcaactctagctacCACCGATTCACTATAGCCAGAGACCACAGCGGTCACGTGCCATTCTCCTGTCTTGGCATCAAGGCTCCCAACATTTGAGCagtgatgccaagagaacggCACACAACCGCTGCAGCCACTAATGGCTAACATCTTAACTCGgcccagccaattcataaatcccacttccacAACACAATGGATGTGATAGGTTCTATGGGCACtactgagccaatcaatgcagcgctcgatgaaccaatgcgatggctgtgattggttaatcgagcgccgcattgattggttctttgactgctgctcagccaatcacagccatcgcttcctggaggcgggatttaggaatcctgtaaccaagaagtgatgttgtatgagtggcCAAAGACTGCAGAAACGGCGTTGTctctccggagagcagtgggagggacctggaccgagcctacgaagtatttttttttttaatgtagtgtaactagggcttatttttggcatagagcttacatttcaagcctttGCATAAATCCCCAAAAATCAGGCTATAgcatattttcaggataggtcttatttttaaggAAACCCTTTCTTCCAGTTACATGTGCATCAAAGTATTAATCCTTTAACCTGTTCCATAGAGCAAAACAGTGGACAGGTTCAGCTCGATGAAGGGCTTTGTAATACAACAGCAGTGGATTTAAAGAATTAAGAAAACAAACTTATACAGGGAGCCATACAAAATAAACTATATACACATTTTGATAGTGGGTACCGGACCTCCGTCATATATTCACAGGTACAATTGTTGAATGGAGCACATGCATGAAAATAGCGCGAGTCACCAGAAAGAATTGTAAATAGGACAAGCTTGTAAGAAGATAAAACATGTATAAAGATTGCAAGAAGTTTTGGAAATCATAAGATACACTTCAAAGATGTTTTGAGATTTTAAATACTTAATATGAACTTAACACAATTTGAGGGCAGATAGTAATAAGTCTTCCACTAATCAAACCCATCCAGACAGAAAAATGTATGATTTAATACCAGGTATAAGAAATTGTTAAACTACATAACACATAACTAGGACACAGCTCTGAAATCCACTGTCATACCCCAGCCTCTCTTTGCTCTCCTCTGGTGTCAGCTGGTCAAATGTTTTAGCTTCCTCTGCTCCCAAAAAAGCATCATGGTCATAGTCAAAGTTCTGTGCGTCATCATGCAACTTATCACTCAGTTGAGGGTCATGATGAACACGTTCTTTCTTTTCGGTAGGTTTGGAAAGGGCATAAGACGTCCAAAGGCCAAGGCACAAGAAGAGGTAAACCTTTGCCATTGTTTGCCGACGTAACctaggaaacaaacaaggaaagtGATGATCAACATGTTTATATTAGACAAAGGAAGCGGCAATTGTCGGAAGATCTGTTAGTATAACACAATAGGGCTCTCATAGCTTCATCTAAGGGTGGAGGTGGTCAGTAAACTCACTGACCTGAGGAAAACAAAATGCAGGCTCAACTTTCATAGGATGCCTGACATCTTTCTATTAGACCATAATGGTGATCTCTCATTCTGATACTATCTGTAGAGTCACAAGTAGGTGACACTCTAAAACGCCTCCAGGGCCCTATTCAGACACAAGGTACAGGACGCAGCCTGGAAACAGTCATAAACTTATGTCAAACCTGGAAGCAGAAGCACAACTAGAATGCCCTCAAAGGGAGCATGTCACCACCTATGAGGacaataaactaagttataggaCATGTTCCAAGGAGGTGGGCAagtataaaaactacatcccccaACTCTGTTCCCATGCCGTCACCCATGGCAGTCTGCACCAACAGACTCACCTCCGCAGCTATGCAGGCACTCCCCTAGAGAGCAGCGAGTGCCCGCATGCAGTCTACAGAGAAGTCCCCTGGTGCCAATTTCCATAGGTGACAGTGCAGGAACAGAAAGCTCGGTGGGTACAAAAAAAGAACACCCCCAGACTCCTTAGAACTTGGCCTATGAGCACCATGATTAAGGCCATTTTACACAGACTGAAAATCATTCATATTCccacaatccagcgagaatctgaccaattattattcagtgtaaatgcatgtaccGACTGAATTATGAATGATACTTCATTccatcgttcagtttatgcatgcataaaaactgaccGATCGGACCATGTACATAGTCATTCATCTATGGACAACTGCCTGTGTACTGGGAATAGAGGTGGGTGGGATGGAATGATCCCCAGCCGGCTCCATCCCTAGTCACTGAGACATGATGGTTGGTGTGCTTTTACAAAGGAATGACCATTGCTGGGACTGTTGTCCCAAGTAAGAAGGCCCTTTGTTTATGATGCTCATAAGtagtgacaggttgcctttaaacaAAGTCAAAGATTCATTTTGGTGTCCCAGCCCAATACTTAAATACCCTGTGTACAAGAAATACTGGCTTGTCTCCCCCAGTACCTGACAAATAATGACAAGCCAAAGTATTGTTAAAGCAGTTGTATACCTCTCCACTATGGATGACccatccccaggataggtcatctatagctgAATGGCGGGGGTCTGCTGCTGTTCAGATGTGCTCTTGGTGGCTTCCTGTGTATACGGAACAGGATGCAGAGCACTCCGTATGCATTGCATCGCCCAGGTTGGTTGGGAACAGAGCCTGCATTACCAACTCGGGCCTCTATAATATGTACGGAGCACTCTGCTCCCTACTTACTAACCGTGCCAAGGGAACAGCTGATCAAGCGGGGTCCCTAATGGCAAACCCCTACCGATTATTGATAAT
The nucleotide sequence above comes from Eleutherodactylus coqui strain aEleCoq1 chromosome 2, aEleCoq1.hap1, whole genome shotgun sequence. Encoded proteins:
- the CALU gene encoding calumenin isoform X2, which codes for MAKVYLFLCLGLWTSYALSKPTEKKERVHHDPQLSDKLHDDAQNFDYDHDAFLGAEEAKTFDQLTPEESKERLGLIVSKIDLDNDGFVTEGELTEWIKKAQRRYVYDNVERQWQEFDMNHDGLISWEEYRNVTYGTYLDDPDPDNSFNYKQMMVRDERRFKMADKDGDLIATKDEFTAFLHPEEYDYMKDIVVLETMEDIDKNGDGVIDLNEYIGDMYSHDGDTDEPEWVKTEREQFVEFRDKNRDGKMDKEETKDWILPSDYDHAEAEARHLVYESDQNKDGKLTREEIVDKYDLFVGSQATDFGEALVRHDEF
- the CALU gene encoding calumenin isoform X1; this encodes MAKVYLFLCLGLWTSYALSKPTEKKERVHHDPQLSDKLHDDAQNFDYDHDAFLGAEEAKTFDQLTPEESKERLGKIVGKIDADKDGLVTVEELRDWIKYAQKRWIYEDVERQWKGHDLNGDNLVSWEEYKNATYGYIFDDPDPDNSFNYKQMMVRDERRFKMADKDGDLIATKDEFTAFLHPEEYDYMKDIVVLETMEDIDKNGDGVIDLNEYIGDMYSHDGDTDEPEWVKTEREQFVEFRDKNRDGKMDKEETKDWILPSDYDHAEAEARHLVYESDQNKDGKLTREEIVDKYDLFVGSQATDFGEALVRHDEF